A window from Alloyangia pacifica encodes these proteins:
- a CDS encoding carnitine 3-dehydrogenase, protein MSRAAIIGGGVIGGGWAARFLLNGWDVAVFDPDPEAARKIGEVLDNARAALPALYARPLPPEGSLTFATSISEAVAGADWVQESVSERLELKHRVYDEITAALREGDFIASSTSGFKASDLASGGAPVVVVHPFNPVYLLPLAEISGDPTLCDKAAEVVTSIGMHPLVLRKEIDAFIGNRFQEAVWREALWMLKDGIATTAEIDDAIRMSFGLRWAQMGLFETYRIAGGEAGMQSYIAQFSPTLDWPWTKLTDVPELDAALVETISSQSDAQSGHLGIRELERLRDDNLVAILRGLRRTGSGAGGVLLRHEKLLDRGGEQDGLPITLRQSVPVTWTDYNGHMNEAAYLELGTWATDGLMKLVGADDAYVASGKSFFTVDTRIRYLSEVHRGDLLTVTTQVLEGAGKKMKLFHRVIKPDGTLAATLETLLVHTDLTTRRACPPEPQVAQALETLAAAHAGRPAEGAGGAVGQRN, encoded by the coding sequence ATGAGCCGCGCCGCGATCATCGGCGGGGGCGTCATCGGCGGTGGCTGGGCCGCGCGCTTCCTGCTCAACGGCTGGGACGTCGCCGTCTTTGACCCAGATCCCGAAGCCGCGCGCAAGATCGGTGAGGTGCTGGACAATGCCCGCGCCGCGCTGCCCGCGCTCTATGCCCGCCCGTTGCCGCCCGAGGGCAGCCTCACCTTTGCCACCTCGATCTCCGAAGCGGTGGCGGGCGCGGACTGGGTGCAGGAGAGCGTCTCGGAGCGGCTCGAGCTGAAGCACAGGGTGTATGATGAAATCACCGCGGCGCTGCGCGAGGGTGATTTCATCGCGTCCTCGACCTCGGGCTTCAAGGCCAGCGACCTCGCCTCCGGCGGCGCGCCGGTGGTGGTGGTGCATCCGTTCAACCCGGTCTACCTGCTGCCTCTGGCGGAAATTTCGGGCGATCCGACACTTTGCGACAAGGCCGCCGAGGTGGTTACCTCGATCGGCATGCACCCGCTGGTACTGCGCAAGGAGATCGACGCCTTCATCGGCAACCGCTTCCAGGAGGCGGTCTGGCGCGAGGCACTGTGGATGCTGAAGGACGGCATCGCCACCACCGCCGAGATCGATGACGCGATCCGCATGAGCTTCGGCCTCCGCTGGGCGCAGATGGGGCTCTTCGAGACCTATCGCATCGCAGGCGGCGAGGCGGGAATGCAGAGCTACATCGCGCAGTTCAGCCCGACCCTCGACTGGCCATGGACAAAGCTGACCGATGTGCCCGAGCTGGATGCGGCGCTTGTCGAAACCATCAGCAGCCAGTCCGACGCCCAGTCCGGCCATCTTGGCATCCGGGAGCTGGAGCGGCTGCGCGACGACAATCTTGTCGCCATCCTGCGCGGCCTCCGCCGCACCGGCAGTGGCGCGGGTGGGGTGCTTCTGCGGCACGAGAAATTGCTGGACAGGGGCGGCGAGCAAGACGGTCTGCCGATCACCCTGCGCCAGTCGGTGCCGGTCACCTGGACGGACTACAACGGTCACATGAACGAGGCTGCCTATCTCGAGCTGGGCACCTGGGCCACCGACGGGCTGATGAAACTCGTGGGCGCGGATGACGCCTATGTCGCCTCGGGCAAGAGTTTCTTCACTGTCGACACCCGCATCCGCTATCTGAGTGAGGTGCATCGCGGGGACCTCCTGACGGTGACCACACAGGTGCTGGAGGGCGCGGGCAAGAAGATGAAACTCTTCCACCGGGTGATAAAACCCGATGGGACCCTTGCGGCCACGCTCGAAACCTTGCTTGTTCACACCGACCTCACCACGCGCCGCGCATGCCCGCCGGAGCCGCAGGTGGCGCAGGCGCTCGAAACCCTGGCCGCGGCCCACGCCGGGCGCCCCGCCGAGGGCGCCGGTGGCGCCGTCGGCCAACGCAACTGA
- a CDS encoding 3-keto-5-aminohexanoate cleavage protein encodes MPLQMNRKPFITAAITGAGATQDKSHLVPRSPKEIADAAIDAARAGAAIVHCHVRDPETGAPCRDLDYYREVTDRIRASEVDVVLNLTAGIGGDLTFGDPETPMQLDTPNTDMAGATERMAHIRACLPEICTLDCGSMNFGDGNYVMTNTTGMLRAMGQQMTELDVKPEIEAFDTGHLWFAKQLVKEGVLENPALVQLCMGVPWGAPNDLNTFMAMVNNVPESWNWSAFSLGRDQMPYVAAAALAGGNVRVGLEDNIYLERGVLATNAQLVEKAANLLSNMGASLIGPEEVRAQLGLVKRAAPAAPA; translated from the coding sequence ATGCCTCTTCAGATGAACCGCAAACCCTTCATCACCGCTGCGATCACTGGCGCGGGCGCAACGCAGGACAAGAGCCACCTCGTACCGCGCTCGCCCAAGGAAATCGCCGATGCCGCCATCGACGCCGCCAGGGCCGGGGCCGCGATCGTGCACTGCCACGTGCGCGACCCCGAGACCGGCGCGCCCTGCCGCGATCTGGACTACTACCGAGAAGTGACCGACCGCATCCGCGCGTCCGAGGTGGACGTGGTGCTGAACCTCACTGCGGGCATTGGCGGCGATCTGACCTTCGGCGATCCCGAGACGCCGATGCAGCTCGATACGCCGAACACAGACATGGCGGGCGCGACCGAGCGTATGGCCCACATCCGCGCCTGCCTGCCGGAGATCTGCACGCTCGACTGCGGGTCGATGAACTTCGGCGACGGCAATTATGTGATGACCAACACCACGGGCATGCTGCGCGCCATGGGCCAGCAGATGACCGAGCTCGACGTAAAACCCGAGATCGAGGCTTTCGACACCGGCCATCTATGGTTCGCCAAGCAGCTGGTGAAGGAAGGCGTGCTGGAAAACCCGGCGCTGGTGCAGCTCTGCATGGGCGTCCCGTGGGGTGCGCCGAACGACCTCAATACCTTCATGGCGATGGTCAACAACGTGCCCGAGAGCTGGAATTGGTCGGCCTTCAGCCTTGGCCGCGATCAGATGCCCTATGTGGCGGCGGCGGCACTGGCAGGCGGCAACGTCCGGGTCGGGCTGGAGGACAACATCTACCTCGAGCGTGGCGTGCTGGCGACCAACGCGCAGCTTGTCGAGAAGGCAGCCAACCTGCTGAGCAACATGGGCGCCTCGCTGATCGGGCCGGAAGAGGTGCGCGCGCAGCTTGGCCTCGTGAAGCGCGCCGCCCCCGCGGCTCCGGCATGA
- a CDS encoding carnitinyl-CoA dehydratase, whose protein sequence is MTSSNVLTERRGAVLEVTLNRPKANAIDMATSRELGEIFTNFRDDPELRVAILTGAGEKFFCPGWDLKAAASGEDADGDYGKGGFGGLQELRGLNKPVIAAVNGIACGGGLELAISADIIFAADHASFALPEIKSGTVADAATLKLPKRIPYHIAMELLYTGRWFDVEEAHRWGLVNRVVPGAELMAEARKMADELAAGPPLVFAAIKEIAREAEDMKFQDAMNRITRSQFETVERLYRSEDQKEGARAFAEKRDPVWKGR, encoded by the coding sequence ATGACCTCTTCGAACGTGCTCACCGAGCGCCGTGGCGCGGTGCTCGAGGTGACGTTGAACCGGCCCAAGGCCAACGCGATCGACATGGCCACCAGCCGCGAGCTGGGGGAAATCTTCACCAACTTCCGGGACGACCCCGAGCTGCGCGTGGCGATCCTCACCGGCGCGGGCGAGAAGTTCTTCTGCCCGGGCTGGGACCTCAAGGCCGCAGCCAGCGGCGAGGATGCCGACGGCGACTATGGCAAGGGCGGCTTCGGCGGTCTGCAGGAGCTGCGCGGCCTGAACAAGCCGGTGATCGCTGCGGTCAACGGCATCGCTTGCGGTGGTGGGTTGGAGCTGGCGATCAGCGCCGACATCATCTTCGCCGCCGACCACGCCTCCTTTGCCCTCCCGGAGATCAAATCCGGCACCGTGGCCGATGCGGCGACCCTCAAGCTACCCAAGCGCATCCCCTATCACATCGCCATGGAGCTGCTCTACACCGGCCGCTGGTTCGACGTGGAGGAGGCGCATCGCTGGGGCCTGGTCAACCGCGTCGTGCCGGGGGCCGAACTGATGGCCGAGGCGCGCAAGATGGCGGACGAACTGGCCGCCGGTCCGCCGCTGGTCTTCGCCGCGATCAAGGAGATCGCCCGCGAGGCCGAGGACATGAAGTTCCAGGACGCGATGAACCGCATCACCCGCAGCCAGTTCGAAACCGTCGAGCGGCTCTACCGCTCCGAGGACCAAAAGGAAGGTGCCCGCGCCTTCGCCGAGAAACGCGACCCGGTCTGGAAAGGCCGGTAA
- a CDS encoding acetate--CoA ligase family protein: MEPLSRFLSPKAIAVIGGGTWCESVVRQCRETGFSGPIWPVHPKKSEVGGLPAYPDLSSLPGVPDAAFIGVNRELSVQIAGELSAMGCGGAVCFAAGFSEAVSELADGDDLQEQLVAAAGNMRILGPNCYGMVNALDGVALWPDRHGMSPVESGVAVIGQSSNVLINLTMQRRGLPLAAVVAAGNQAQTSMADLGIALLEDPRITALGLHIEGISDLPAFEGLARRAQELGKPIVALKVGASQQAQEAAISHTASLTGSDAGARALLRRLGMAQVATPSELVETLKLLHVTGGLSSARIASASCSGGEASLMADMGEAVGVDFPTLDDTQKSALRAALGPKVALANPLDYNTYIWGDEAALEATFTGLCDADLALGCVVIDYPRDDRFAAPDYDQVLRAVARTRHTTGTPMALVSLLAEGLPEPVAARALELGITPLCGMGEALRAIGAAAQVGIRSAGDNRPTEPVLIPLNGHGATRIYPEAEAKALLAAAGIRVPKSDRADCAETAGACASAIGFPVVLKGEGIVHKTEAGAVVLNLDCRAAVMEAATGMPAQSFLVEEMITGTVAELLIGVTRDPAHGFVLTLGLGGILTELIRDTASLLVPVSREEVHRALRGLRSGALLTGYRGRPAADMEAVLDTIMAVQELVRTHADSLHEIEINPLICRASDVVAADALIRMGEKQ, encoded by the coding sequence ATGGAGCCGCTCAGCCGCTTCCTTTCGCCAAAGGCCATCGCCGTCATCGGCGGTGGTACCTGGTGCGAGAGCGTGGTGCGCCAGTGCCGCGAGACCGGCTTCTCGGGGCCGATCTGGCCGGTGCACCCCAAGAAATCCGAGGTCGGCGGGCTGCCGGCCTACCCGGACCTCTCGTCGCTGCCAGGCGTTCCGGATGCCGCCTTCATCGGGGTCAACCGCGAGCTTTCGGTACAGATCGCCGGAGAGCTCTCGGCCATGGGCTGCGGCGGCGCGGTCTGCTTTGCCGCCGGCTTCAGCGAGGCGGTCTCGGAATTGGCCGACGGAGATGACCTGCAGGAGCAGTTGGTCGCCGCCGCGGGCAATATGCGGATCCTGGGACCGAACTGCTATGGCATGGTCAACGCGCTCGACGGCGTGGCGCTCTGGCCCGACCGGCACGGCATGTCGCCGGTGGAGAGCGGCGTCGCCGTCATTGGCCAGTCGTCCAACGTGCTGATCAACCTCACAATGCAGCGCCGCGGGCTGCCGCTGGCCGCGGTCGTGGCGGCGGGCAATCAGGCGCAGACCTCCATGGCCGATCTCGGCATCGCGCTGCTGGAAGACCCACGCATCACCGCGCTTGGGCTGCACATTGAGGGGATCAGCGATCTGCCCGCCTTCGAGGGGCTGGCCCGCCGCGCGCAGGAGCTGGGCAAGCCCATCGTCGCGCTGAAGGTCGGAGCGTCGCAGCAGGCGCAGGAGGCGGCAATCTCGCACACCGCCTCGCTCACCGGCAGCGATGCCGGGGCGCGGGCGCTGCTGCGCCGGCTCGGCATGGCGCAGGTCGCCACGCCGTCGGAGCTGGTCGAGACGCTGAAGCTGCTGCATGTCACCGGCGGGCTGTCCTCTGCGCGGATCGCCTCGGCGTCCTGCTCGGGCGGCGAGGCCTCGCTGATGGCCGACATGGGCGAGGCAGTGGGCGTCGACTTCCCCACGCTGGACGATACCCAGAAATCCGCTCTGCGGGCCGCGCTCGGCCCGAAGGTCGCGCTGGCAAACCCCTTGGACTACAACACATATATCTGGGGCGACGAGGCGGCGCTGGAAGCCACTTTCACCGGCCTTTGCGACGCCGACCTGGCGCTCGGCTGCGTGGTGATCGACTACCCGCGCGACGACCGCTTTGCCGCGCCAGACTACGACCAGGTGCTGCGCGCGGTGGCCCGAACGAGACACACCACCGGCACGCCGATGGCCTTGGTTTCGCTGCTCGCCGAGGGGTTGCCCGAGCCGGTCGCTGCACGGGCGCTGGAGCTCGGCATCACCCCGCTCTGCGGCATGGGCGAGGCACTGCGCGCGATTGGCGCCGCGGCACAGGTCGGCATCCGGTCCGCGGGCGACAACCGACCAACCGAGCCGGTGCTGATACCGCTTAACGGCCATGGTGCCACCCGCATCTATCCCGAGGCGGAGGCCAAGGCGCTGCTCGCGGCAGCAGGCATCCGGGTGCCGAAGTCCGACCGCGCCGACTGTGCCGAGACCGCCGGAGCCTGCGCCTCTGCCATCGGCTTCCCGGTGGTGCTGAAGGGCGAGGGCATCGTCCATAAGACCGAGGCCGGGGCGGTGGTGCTGAACCTCGACTGCCGCGCGGCGGTGATGGAGGCGGCGACGGGCATGCCCGCGCAGAGCTTTCTCGTCGAAGAGATGATCACCGGCACCGTGGCCGAGCTGCTGATCGGCGTGACCCGCGACCCGGCGCATGGCTTCGTGCTGACGCTGGGGCTTGGCGGTATCCTCACCGAACTCATTCGCGACACCGCCTCGCTGCTGGTCCCCGTCAGCCGCGAGGAGGTGCATCGCGCGCTCAGGGGCCTGCGCAGCGGCGCTCTGCTCACCGGCTACCGTGGACGTCCGGCGGCGGACATGGAGGCGGTGCTCGACACGATCATGGCAGTGCAGGAGCTGGTCCGCACCCACGCGGACAGCCTGCATGAAATCGAAATCAACCCGCTGATCTGCCGTGCCTCCGACGTGGTGGCGGCGGATGCACTCATCAGGATGGGAGAGAAACAATGA
- a CDS encoding acyl-CoA dehydrogenase family protein → MHFGLTEEQEMIVSTVRSFVENEIYPHEAVVERSGEVPAEVAQEIKQKCLDLGFYASNFPESVGGPGLSHLEFALVERELGRGSMALTHFFGRPQNILMACEGEQVERYLMPAVRGERMDALAMTEPDAGSDVRGMKCTATRDGGDWVINGSKHFISGADHADFFIVFVATGVDETPRGPKKRITCFLVDRDTPGFEVAKGYNSVSHRGYKNCILYFDNCRLPDAQVLGEVDGGFEVMNEWLYATRITVATMSVGRARRVFDHAVQYAAERKQFGQPIGKFQGVSFQIADMITEIDAADMLTLSSAWRLDQGLPANREIASAKVYASEMLARVTDAALQIHGGMGLMDELPIERFWRDARVERIWDGTSEIQRHIISREIFRPLGA, encoded by the coding sequence ATGCATTTTGGACTGACCGAAGAACAGGAGATGATCGTCTCCACCGTCCGGAGCTTCGTCGAGAACGAGATCTACCCGCATGAGGCCGTGGTCGAACGCAGCGGCGAGGTGCCCGCAGAGGTGGCGCAGGAGATCAAGCAGAAGTGCCTCGATCTCGGCTTTTATGCCTCCAACTTCCCCGAGAGCGTTGGCGGGCCGGGCCTGTCGCACCTGGAGTTCGCGCTGGTTGAGCGCGAACTGGGCCGCGGCTCGATGGCGCTGACCCACTTCTTCGGCCGCCCGCAAAACATCCTGATGGCCTGTGAGGGCGAGCAGGTGGAGCGCTACCTGATGCCCGCCGTGCGCGGCGAGCGCATGGACGCGCTGGCGATGACCGAGCCCGACGCCGGCTCGGACGTGCGCGGTATGAAATGCACCGCCACCCGTGACGGCGGCGACTGGGTGATCAACGGCTCCAAGCACTTCATCTCCGGCGCCGACCACGCGGATTTCTTCATCGTCTTCGTTGCCACCGGCGTCGACGAGACCCCGCGCGGCCCCAAGAAGCGCATCACCTGCTTCCTTGTCGATCGCGACACCCCCGGGTTCGAGGTGGCGAAGGGCTACAACTCGGTCTCGCACCGCGGCTACAAGAACTGCATCCTCTACTTCGACAACTGCCGCCTGCCCGACGCGCAGGTGCTGGGTGAGGTCGATGGCGGCTTCGAGGTGATGAACGAATGGCTCTACGCCACGCGCATCACTGTGGCGACCATGTCGGTGGGCCGCGCCCGCCGGGTGTTCGACCACGCCGTGCAATACGCCGCCGAGCGCAAGCAGTTCGGCCAGCCGATCGGCAAGTTCCAGGGCGTCAGCTTCCAGATCGCCGACATGATCACCGAGATCGATGCCGCAGACATGCTGACGCTCTCCTCCGCATGGCGCCTCGACCAGGGCCTGCCCGCCAACCGCGAGATCGCCTCGGCCAAGGTCTATGCCTCGGAAATGCTGGCCCGCGTCACCGACGCCGCGCTGCAGATCCACGGCGGCATGGGGCTGATGGACGAACTGCCGATCGAACGCTTCTGGCGTGACGCCCGCGTTGAGCGCATCTGGGACGGCACGTCCGAGATCCAGCGTCACATCATCAGCCGGGAAATTTTCCGGCCGCTGGGAGCCTGA